One region of Dehalococcoidia bacterium genomic DNA includes:
- the tsaD gene encoding tRNA (adenosine(37)-N6)-threonylcarbamoyltransferase complex transferase subunit TsaD: MNILAFETSCDETAAAVVRDGTAILSNVISSQVDIHAKYGGIVPEVASRQHLLTIAPVAEKALAEAGVTLTHIDAVAATVGPGLAGSLIVGVNFAKAVSQSQDLPFIGVNHLEGHIYANWLYGVEPELPCLCLIVSGGHSDIILMQDHGSFRRLGCTRDDAAGEAFDKGARILGLPYPGGPSIQSATRGVTTRLSLPRAWLKDSDDFSFSGVKTALLHMAEEKDDKDETWVKEAAAAFQEAIIDVLVNKTIQAALRTGVKQIMLAGGVASNNALRERFKADSPLPVLIPPPILCTDNAAMIASCAYYHCISGNLRAGEHDVIPGLAFAK, encoded by the coding sequence GTGAATATACTTGCGTTCGAGACATCCTGCGATGAGACCGCCGCAGCGGTTGTAAGGGACGGGACGGCTATTTTATCCAATGTGATCTCGTCACAGGTGGACATACATGCCAAGTACGGCGGGATTGTGCCCGAAGTGGCCTCGCGCCAGCACCTGCTCACCATTGCGCCCGTTGCCGAAAAAGCGCTGGCCGAAGCGGGAGTCACGCTCACGCATATCGACGCCGTAGCCGCTACGGTGGGTCCGGGGCTGGCGGGATCTCTGATCGTGGGCGTCAATTTCGCTAAAGCGGTCTCACAGTCGCAGGACCTCCCCTTTATCGGCGTTAACCACCTGGAGGGACACATCTATGCCAACTGGCTGTACGGGGTTGAACCCGAGCTGCCCTGCCTTTGCCTGATCGTATCCGGCGGGCACAGCGATATAATCCTGATGCAGGACCACGGCAGCTTCCGCCGGCTGGGCTGCACGAGGGATGACGCGGCCGGCGAAGCCTTCGACAAGGGCGCCAGGATACTGGGATTGCCCTATCCGGGAGGCCCCTCAATACAGTCCGCCACCAGGGGTGTAACAACCAGGCTGTCGCTACCGCGCGCCTGGCTTAAGGACAGCGACGATTTCAGCTTCAGCGGAGTCAAGACCGCGCTGCTTCACATGGCTGAGGAGAAAGATGATAAGGATGAAACGTGGGTGAAAGAAGCGGCAGCAGCCTTCCAGGAGGCTATTATAGACGTGCTGGTCAATAAGACCATACAGGCTGCTCTCAGGACCGGCGTGAAGCAGATCATGCTGGCCGGCGGAGTGGCTTCAAACAATGCTCTGCGCGAGCGCTTCAAAGCTGATTCACCCCTGCCTGTGCTGATACCGCCGCCTATACTGTGCACGGATAACGCGGCCATGATCGCATCCTGCGCCTACTACCACTGCATATCGGGCAACCTGCGGGCCGGGGAGCACGACGTCATACCGGGGCTGGCTTTCGCAAAGTGA
- the groL gene encoding chaperonin GroEL (60 kDa chaperone family; promotes refolding of misfolded polypeptides especially under stressful conditions; forms two stacked rings of heptamers to form a barrel-shaped 14mer; ends can be capped by GroES; misfolded proteins enter the barrel where they are refolded when GroES binds) — MAKQIKYGEDARRSLKNGIDALTNAVKVTLGPRGRPVALDKKFGPPSVINDGVTIAKDIDLPDPFENMGAQLVKEASTKTNDKCGDGTTTATVLAQAIVTEGFKNIAAGADAMSLKRGVEKAVEAMVIELKKMATPVTTKEQVAQVATISAADPQIGNLIAEVMEKVGKDGVITVEESKGLQFETDYVEGMQFDRGYISPYFVTNAEQMKTEIEDPYILITDKKISAISELLPILEKVLQVSKNLVIIAEDIEGEALATLVVNKLRGTLTCLAVKAPGFGDRRKAMLEDIAMLTGGKVISEEIGRKLDSAAIADLGRARKVVSDKDNTTIVEGKGSDDAIKARIKQIKAQIDETTSDYDKEKLQERLAKLAGGVAVIKVGAATEVELKEKKHRVEDALSATRAAVEEGILPGGGVAVLNALHVLDKVKAEGDERTGVDIIKKAVEEPLRWIAINAGQEGSVVVDKVKRSKKGVGYDALNNDYVDMVSKGIIDPLKVSRTALENAASIATMILTTESLVCDIPEKEKMGPPMPPMPEY; from the coding sequence ATGGCAAAACAGATCAAATATGGCGAGGATGCCCGCAGGTCCCTCAAGAACGGCATCGACGCCCTGACCAACGCAGTGAAAGTGACATTGGGACCCCGTGGCCGTCCCGTGGCGCTCGATAAGAAATTCGGCCCGCCCAGCGTAATCAACGACGGCGTTACCATCGCCAAGGACATCGATCTACCTGATCCTTTTGAGAACATGGGGGCCCAGCTTGTCAAAGAGGCTTCCACCAAGACCAACGACAAGTGCGGTGACGGCACCACCACCGCCACGGTGCTTGCCCAGGCTATCGTGACGGAAGGGTTCAAGAACATCGCCGCAGGCGCAGACGCCATGTCGCTCAAGCGCGGCGTGGAGAAAGCCGTCGAGGCCATGGTAATCGAGCTTAAGAAGATGGCCACCCCGGTCACTACCAAGGAGCAGGTTGCACAGGTGGCTACGATATCAGCAGCCGACCCGCAGATCGGCAACCTCATCGCCGAGGTCATGGAGAAGGTTGGCAAGGACGGCGTCATCACCGTCGAGGAGTCCAAGGGCCTTCAGTTCGAGACCGACTACGTCGAGGGCATGCAGTTCGACCGCGGCTACATCAGCCCCTATTTCGTTACCAATGCCGAGCAGATGAAGACGGAGATCGAAGATCCCTATATCCTCATTACCGACAAGAAGATCTCCGCCATCTCCGAGCTCCTTCCCATACTCGAGAAGGTACTCCAGGTATCCAAGAACCTGGTCATAATCGCCGAGGACATCGAGGGTGAAGCCCTGGCCACGCTGGTTGTCAATAAACTGCGCGGCACGCTCACCTGCCTGGCTGTCAAAGCGCCGGGCTTCGGCGACAGGCGCAAGGCCATGCTTGAGGACATCGCCATGCTGACCGGCGGCAAGGTCATCTCCGAGGAGATCGGCCGTAAGCTGGACTCAGCCGCGATAGCCGACCTCGGCCGCGCCAGGAAAGTGGTATCCGACAAGGACAACACCACAATCGTCGAGGGCAAGGGTTCGGACGATGCCATCAAAGCACGCATCAAGCAGATCAAGGCCCAGATCGACGAGACCACATCCGACTACGATAAGGAAAAGCTTCAGGAAAGGCTGGCCAAGCTGGCCGGCGGCGTTGCCGTTATCAAAGTCGGTGCTGCCACCGAGGTTGAACTGAAAGAGAAAAAACACAGGGTAGAGGACGCCCTCTCAGCCACCAGGGCTGCTGTCGAGGAAGGCATACTGCCGGGCGGCGGCGTGGCCGTGCTCAACGCACTGCACGTGCTCGATAAGGTCAAGGCCGAGGGTGACGAGCGCACCGGCGTCGACATCATCAAGAAGGCCGTCGAAGAGCCGTTGCGATGGATCGCTATTAACGCCGGCCAGGAAGGCTCCGTAGTCGTCGATAAGGTTAAGCGCAGCAAGAAAGGCGTAGGCTACGATGCGCTCAACAACGATTACGTCGACATGGTCAGCAAGGGCATCATCGACCCGCTCAAGGTCTCCCGCACCGCCCTCGAGAACGCAGCCAGCATCGCCACTATGATACTCACCACCGAATCGCTGGTCTGCGATATACCCGAGAAGGAAAAGATGGGACCACCCATGCCCCCCATGCCCGAGTATTAA
- a CDS encoding DUF2851 family protein — protein sequence METITERSVSALWLSGRLSRFNDDSGHNIEVVCPGRVSTRGGCDFQDVVIKIDGEKTVGDVEVHVTSDLWRQHGHHRDAHYNGVILHVSMWQRGLLPVRLQDGRILSTVILAQYVKTGSNLPRVMSAGSARRCPHLPGSGKKTDLVIVEAGLARFEQKSARFAQALRNGDPDQILYKGVCRALGYAWNVKPFETLAEKVTLQIVRRNAAESIRAKYNLLLSAAGLADRWIGRMPEGVQPMRASDWATASSRPLNHPALRIAGLCHLLHRYEKTGMVPGLVERLNNALPREAAAVLDRSFTVGGVDSPVLIGAGRAREIVVNAVLPFMHACGANINNGLLENNVKRIYESYPSLSQNELTRYMGGLLGNQAYGACRQQGLLHIYHNWCRTRECGICPVVTLRKPAPV from the coding sequence ATGGAAACGATAACGGAGAGATCGGTTTCCGCGTTATGGCTGTCGGGCCGGCTGTCGCGTTTCAACGATGACTCGGGACACAACATTGAGGTTGTATGCCCGGGACGTGTCAGCACACGCGGCGGTTGCGACTTCCAGGACGTGGTGATAAAGATAGACGGGGAGAAGACCGTCGGGGATGTCGAGGTCCACGTCACGTCCGACCTCTGGCGGCAGCACGGGCACCACAGGGACGCGCACTACAACGGCGTGATACTGCACGTGTCGATGTGGCAGCGCGGACTCCTGCCCGTCAGGCTGCAGGACGGACGCATCCTCAGCACCGTGATCTTGGCCCAGTACGTTAAGACAGGCAGCAACCTGCCGAGAGTCATGTCAGCAGGATCAGCCCGGCGCTGCCCGCACCTGCCAGGCTCCGGGAAGAAGACGGATCTGGTTATTGTTGAGGCCGGCCTTGCAAGGTTCGAACAAAAATCGGCCCGGTTTGCGCAGGCGCTGCGGAACGGCGACCCGGATCAAATCCTGTATAAGGGCGTCTGTCGCGCGCTGGGGTACGCCTGGAACGTCAAGCCTTTCGAGACGCTGGCTGAAAAGGTCACGCTGCAAATAGTCAGGCGTAATGCTGCTGAGAGTATTCGTGCCAAATACAATCTGTTGCTGAGCGCAGCGGGCCTCGCGGACCGATGGATAGGGCGTATGCCTGAGGGTGTACAGCCCATGAGGGCGTCTGACTGGGCCACAGCGTCCTCAAGGCCGTTGAACCATCCTGCTTTGAGGATCGCAGGCTTGTGCCACCTGCTGCACAGATATGAGAAGACGGGCATGGTTCCAGGCCTGGTTGAGCGGTTGAATAATGCGCTGCCGAGGGAGGCTGCCGCTGTTCTCGACAGGTCTTTTACGGTGGGGGGAGTTGATTCGCCCGTACTGATAGGGGCCGGCAGAGCCAGGGAGATAGTGGTGAATGCGGTGCTGCCTTTTATGCATGCCTGCGGCGCAAACATCAATAACGGCCTGCTGGAAAACAATGTGAAGCGCATCTATGAATCATACCCTTCGCTATCACAAAATGAGCTGACGCGTTACATGGGTGGTCTGCTGGGCAATCAGGCCTACGGCGCCTGCAGGCAGCAAGGCCTGCTGCATATCTACCACAATTGGTGCCGCACCAGAGAATGCGGAATTTGCCCCGTGGTCACTTTGCGAAAGCCAGCCCCGGTATGA
- the groES gene encoding co-chaperone GroES, with product MAVKIQPLGDRVVVKPLEKEEKTKGGIFLPDTAKEKPQDGKVLAVGPGKLSDDGKRLPMDVAVGDIVIFAKYGGTEIKEDDEELIILREADILAKKKKA from the coding sequence ATGGCTGTAAAAATTCAACCTTTGGGTGACAGGGTAGTTGTAAAGCCTCTTGAAAAAGAGGAAAAGACCAAGGGAGGCATCTTCCTTCCCGACACGGCAAAGGAAAAACCGCAGGACGGCAAGGTATTGGCCGTTGGCCCGGGCAAGCTGTCGGACGACGGCAAAAGGCTGCCCATGGACGTGGCCGTAGGTGACATCGTCATCTTCGCCAAGTACGGCGGCACCGAGATCAAGGAAGACGACGAAGAATTGATCATCCTCAGGGAAGCCGATATCCTGGCCAAGAAGAAAAAGGCATAA
- a CDS encoding helix-turn-helix domain-containing protein, translating to MKKAEKKQDWDAGSIKALRDHLDLTQVELAGQMGIRQQTVSEWEQGDYEPRGASAKFLSIIADRSGFKYKA from the coding sequence ATGAAAAAGGCTGAGAAAAAGCAGGATTGGGATGCAGGGAGCATCAAAGCCCTCAGGGACCATCTTGATCTCACGCAGGTCGAGCTGGCCGGCCAGATGGGGATCAGGCAGCAGACGGTCAGCGAATGGGAGCAGGGAGACTATGAACCCAGGGGAGCTTCCGCCAAATTTCTGAGCATAATAGCGGACCGCAGCGGATTCAAATACAAAGCATGA
- a CDS encoding DEAD/DEAH box helicase family protein, with product MLSGRSVIAEQVVIENPVLNSPYVEPTQHFRFSEDGITNDIDQSRRVSSYFVPIPGVKKKGKSKQLAFDTEWTQDRIEENQDINRIRDRVSQWRQGGYVGITRTTRHLLNYWINPVRENKLFFCQIEALETTIYLTEVASKYGDAWVEYKIREANEDANPGLYRIALKMATGSGKTVVMAMLIAWHVLNKLANQQDNRFTDAFLIVTPGITIKDRLRVLYPNDPNNYYKARDLLPADLLPELNRARLVITNFHAFKQRELFKAGKLTKNILGNEKSGALTETPDQMVRRVCNELGNKKNIIVINDEAHHCYRRKPVSAKDIILTGDERKEAEKRDEEARVWISGLDAVKNKLGIKVIYDLSATPFFLRGSGYPEGKLFPWVVSDFSLIDAIESGIVKVPRVPIADDSMQGDMPTYRNIWISIRDHLPKKGRGTEDSLGSERKLPKELEGALHSLYGNYEKYFKQWEANTAGKAGGLTPPVFIVVCNNTSVSKLVYDYISGWKKTLKDGSEVTATGALPIFRNHDDYGQWLNSPNTILIDSEQLDSGEAMSKEFKQISALAIEEFKHEYRIRTSHDPEKLTDEDLLREVMNTIGKTGKLGENIKCVVSVSMLTEGWDANTVTHVLGVRAFGTQLLCEQVVGRALRRMSYVPNPDGKFSPEYAEVYGVPFSFIPCAGSNPNPKPGPTPTRVRALEERQNCELTFPRVDGYRYDLPMEKLTAKFTDESRMPLSTADIPSKTEVRPIIGETQYHDLYGLQMRREQEVAFLLAKMVLETYFKDDDGNIKQWFFPQLLSITHAWIKKCLSLKDNTFVQMLLFTELAHDAADKIYNSIVSNPPGQKYLKPILKPYDNIGSTRYLDFTTTRPTYVTRPDKCHISHVVADTESWEQKMAQALEDMDEVICYAKNLNLNFTIPYTINGEEKNYTPDYLIHLRDGGDSILNLILEVSGEPRKDKAVKVATARNLWVPAINNHGGFGKWAFLEISDPWDAQNTIRAFIQERVVPHE from the coding sequence TTGCTGTCAGGGAGGTCTGTCATAGCCGAGCAGGTAGTCATCGAGAACCCGGTTCTTAATTCGCCTTATGTAGAGCCGACGCAGCATTTCCGTTTCTCTGAAGATGGCATAACTAATGATATAGACCAATCCCGCCGCGTCAGTTCTTATTTTGTGCCTATACCCGGCGTTAAGAAGAAAGGCAAATCCAAACAGCTTGCTTTTGATACCGAATGGACACAGGACCGCATAGAAGAAAATCAGGATATTAACCGTATCCGTGATCGTGTCTCCCAGTGGCGTCAGGGTGGATATGTGGGTATCACGCGTACAACCCGCCACTTGCTTAATTACTGGATTAACCCCGTACGTGAAAACAAACTCTTCTTCTGCCAAATTGAAGCGTTGGAAACAACAATATATTTGACTGAAGTCGCCAGTAAATACGGTGACGCATGGGTCGAATACAAAATCCGTGAAGCCAACGAAGACGCCAATCCTGGTCTTTACCGTATCGCCCTCAAGATGGCTACCGGCAGCGGCAAGACGGTGGTCATGGCTATGCTCATAGCTTGGCATGTATTGAACAAGCTGGCCAATCAGCAGGATAACCGCTTCACAGACGCTTTCTTAATCGTTACGCCAGGCATCACCATCAAGGACCGCCTGCGCGTACTCTATCCGAATGATCCTAATAATTACTATAAAGCCCGTGATCTGCTGCCTGCCGACCTTCTTCCCGAGTTGAACCGTGCCCGCCTGGTGATCACCAATTTCCACGCTTTCAAACAGCGAGAGCTTTTCAAAGCAGGCAAGCTGACCAAAAATATACTGGGAAACGAAAAGTCTGGTGCTTTAACAGAAACCCCTGACCAGATGGTACGCCGTGTCTGCAACGAGCTCGGAAATAAGAAAAATATCATCGTTATAAATGATGAAGCTCACCACTGCTACCGGCGTAAACCTGTATCAGCGAAAGACATAATACTGACCGGTGACGAACGCAAAGAGGCAGAGAAGCGGGACGAAGAGGCCAGGGTCTGGATATCGGGTCTCGACGCGGTCAAAAATAAACTCGGCATCAAGGTTATCTACGATCTTTCCGCCACCCCCTTTTTCCTGCGTGGCTCTGGATACCCGGAGGGCAAGCTTTTCCCCTGGGTGGTCTCGGACTTTTCTCTCATAGATGCCATCGAAAGCGGCATCGTCAAAGTGCCGCGCGTGCCGATAGCAGATGACTCCATGCAGGGTGATATGCCCACCTACCGTAATATCTGGATCAGCATCCGCGACCACCTGCCAAAGAAAGGCCGCGGCACGGAGGACAGTCTGGGCAGTGAACGCAAACTTCCCAAAGAACTTGAAGGCGCACTACACAGCCTTTATGGCAATTATGAGAAGTATTTTAAGCAGTGGGAAGCGAATACTGCAGGAAAGGCAGGTGGACTGACTCCTCCAGTCTTCATCGTAGTTTGCAACAATACCAGTGTCTCAAAGCTGGTTTATGACTATATCTCCGGCTGGAAGAAAACGCTTAAAGATGGCAGTGAAGTTACTGCTACTGGTGCGTTACCCATCTTTCGAAACCATGATGACTATGGCCAATGGCTCAATTCACCCAATACTATTCTAATCGATAGTGAGCAGCTTGATTCCGGCGAGGCCATGAGCAAGGAGTTCAAGCAAATCTCCGCCCTTGCCATCGAAGAGTTTAAACATGAATACAGAATACGCACCAGTCATGACCCAGAAAAGCTCACAGACGAGGACCTTCTGCGCGAGGTCATGAACACCATCGGCAAGACCGGCAAGCTTGGCGAGAATATCAAATGTGTGGTCTCGGTATCTATGCTCACAGAGGGCTGGGATGCTAATACGGTTACCCATGTCCTCGGCGTGCGTGCCTTCGGGACGCAGTTGCTCTGCGAACAGGTGGTGGGACGTGCCCTTCGCCGCATGAGCTATGTTCCCAATCCTGATGGCAAATTCAGTCCTGAATACGCCGAGGTGTATGGTGTGCCGTTTTCTTTCATACCCTGCGCCGGCTCCAATCCTAATCCAAAGCCAGGTCCAACTCCCACCCGTGTCCGAGCCCTCGAGGAAAGGCAGAATTGTGAGTTAACCTTCCCGCGTGTAGATGGCTATCGCTATGATCTGCCAATGGAAAAACTAACGGCTAAGTTTACCGATGAATCCAGGATGCCTCTATCAACAGCGGATATCCCCAGCAAAACCGAGGTCCGGCCTATCATCGGTGAAACGCAATATCATGATCTTTACGGATTACAAATGCGAAGAGAGCAGGAGGTCGCCTTTCTGTTGGCTAAGATGGTGCTCGAGACCTATTTTAAGGACGATGATGGCAATATCAAACAGTGGTTCTTCCCCCAGCTCCTCAGCATTACTCATGCATGGATTAAGAAATGTCTATCGCTCAAGGATAATACCTTTGTGCAGATGCTGCTTTTTACCGAGCTGGCACATGATGCAGCGGATAAAATATACAATTCCATTGTATCTAATCCACCCGGTCAGAAATATCTGAAACCTATTTTGAAACCCTATGATAATATCGGCTCAACTCGCTACTTGGACTTCACCACTACACGTCCAACTTATGTTACCCGACCCGATAAATGCCATATATCACACGTAGTAGCCGATACCGAGTCCTGGGAGCAGAAGATGGCGCAGGCGTTGGAGGACATGGATGAGGTAATTTGCTATGCCAAGAATCTCAACCTGAATTTTACTATCCCGTACACCATCAACGGTGAGGAAAAGAATTATACCCCTGATTACTTGATCCATCTGCGCGACGGAGGGGACAGCATATTGAACTTGATTTTGGAGGTCAGTGGTGAACCGCGCAAGGACAAGGCT
- a CDS encoding zinc ribbon domain-containing protein, with protein sequence MPIYEYVPVRTGCNFCSRGFDALQKMTDPPLKACPKCGEPVRRAFSSFAACSVETPVDAEALNTKLRDYEKKGMWSHAAELADKSALNERAMDNYRKAGYNF encoded by the coding sequence ATGCCGATTTACGAATACGTGCCTGTCAGAACCGGATGCAATTTTTGCAGCCGGGGTTTCGACGCCCTGCAAAAAATGACAGACCCGCCGCTTAAGGCATGCCCTAAATGCGGCGAGCCTGTCCGCCGCGCCTTCTCCAGCTTCGCAGCCTGCAGTGTAGAAACTCCGGTCGATGCGGAGGCGCTTAACACCAAACTCCGCGATTACGAGAAAAAGGGTATGTGGAGCCACGCCGCCGAACTGGCCGATAAATCAGCCCTCAACGAGAGGGCCATGGACAACTACCGAAAGGCCGGTTATAACTTTTAA